One genomic region from Muriicola soli encodes:
- a CDS encoding beta strand repeat-containing protein — protein sequence MKQYQTITFLIFSIICMAVPQLYGQDTFLDNFNTVSYSNNNGTMDFAGDWQDSEDSDPTGGRIYVRSATNRLRIQNMDNETLIRSINLNGATGVTLTMTYTEISGNEQIDVDLWNGTGWNTVATLNGSGTVNYNLAANEMSANSQIRFITNSGGWGGSEAYEIDNIQFNGNVPPGISIDDITVNEDDGTATFTVTLNKAFAGGFNVDWATADGTALAGSDYVADSGMISFTGTAGETQTIVVNLVNDNVPEFTQETFDVILSNIDQPGVIMADGQGTATIIDDEYAFNAPLVLTHEFDGYMDYTSTAGTLRTQPNTGNTCAITTNSSNTLSSPIPATATIEQAILYWAHSGATPDTQVTFDGNTVNAEFLYGTSLTNRTFFGGRADVTAIVTAVPNPSTYLWTFSGLTIDNTDPYCNTATTLGGWSLMIFYTDNGLPASTINVYEGFSGESNSSSSYTLSGFFAIGAAGSKTTVQSWEGDQTLSNNESLTVTTGLGTFNLVGDGDNTGTPTINPFNSTHYDNTATPVVNNTNSHGVDLDTYNISPFISPGETSVTTNVGSGQDFVILNTVTLKVPSNLTTGIVFEDVNYGGGPGRNRATAAGVPIPNATVELYDSGGSFVTSTTTNAAGRYVFAGMANGSYTVRVVNNTVRSTRPGGSTCTSCIPVQTFKTDYIASIVVEDTNSVGGEDPAGQDPGPGTLSNAQTISTFTILNEGVAGMDFGFNFNTIVNTNEDGQGSLEQFIINSNNLGETGLDIVANGIFDPAAGEDTSIFMIPPTGDALGRAADTNYSSGIFDIEIDALTSIAGDNTHIDGRTQTAYSGDTNTGSIGAGGTSVGTSATNLPNYDLPEIQVNGKDGNTFRNEGNTNVIRNLSIFASDLAGVQVNNGSATVSNNLLGVNALGTNDGNILYGVDITGGSAIIDGNYISTNEEAGILISGGTASTIQNNHLTVNGNDTCFDNITITGGSGILIQYNLIELSAAMGIDGNGIAGGVTITENSITTAGQDGGNCSGQTENTGIRLDGSNSSITGNIIYQNGGPGIVLAGGNTSGNLISQNSIYANGTNGDALGIDIDQADGMGDGITLNDTGDADTGPNGAANFPIISAAFMEGANVVIKGWSRPGATLEFFLTDINEGTAAAGDNELGLSKDYGEGQVYLGSAVEGTVADTDAGTSSYTDTDGNTDNTNLFEVRIPAPPGVNVGNLITATATLANTTSEFSPFSQIVIRTVITNRKITYRVKMN from the coding sequence ATGAAACAATATCAAACAATTACATTTTTGATATTTTCTATTATCTGTATGGCTGTGCCTCAGCTATATGGCCAGGATACTTTTTTGGACAATTTCAATACGGTTTCCTATTCGAATAACAATGGTACAATGGATTTTGCCGGAGATTGGCAGGATTCCGAAGACAGTGATCCAACCGGGGGACGCATTTATGTCAGAAGTGCTACAAACAGGTTGCGTATCCAGAATATGGATAACGAAACGCTTATCAGATCAATCAATCTAAATGGAGCTACAGGTGTTACCCTTACAATGACCTACACCGAAATATCTGGAAATGAACAGATCGATGTGGATCTGTGGAACGGTACAGGATGGAATACGGTGGCGACATTAAATGGATCAGGAACTGTAAACTACAACCTGGCAGCAAATGAAATGTCTGCGAATTCACAAATTCGATTTATTACTAATAGTGGTGGTTGGGGTGGTTCCGAGGCCTATGAAATTGATAATATACAATTCAATGGAAATGTGCCTCCCGGGATTTCTATTGATGATATCACGGTAAACGAGGATGACGGTACAGCTACTTTTACTGTTACTCTTAATAAAGCTTTTGCAGGGGGATTCAATGTGGACTGGGCAACCGCGGATGGAACTGCACTGGCAGGGTCCGACTATGTCGCCGACAGTGGAATGATCAGTTTTACAGGTACAGCCGGCGAAACACAAACTATCGTTGTCAACCTTGTAAATGATAATGTTCCCGAATTCACTCAGGAAACCTTTGACGTCATTCTTAGTAATATTGATCAACCCGGCGTGATCATGGCCGATGGGCAGGGTACAGCTACAATAATAGATGATGAATACGCTTTTAATGCCCCACTCGTACTCACTCACGAGTTTGACGGGTATATGGACTATACTTCCACGGCGGGAACACTCAGAACCCAGCCCAATACAGGTAATACCTGTGCAATTACTACAAATTCAAGCAACACCCTTTCAAGTCCGATACCTGCCACAGCTACCATTGAACAAGCCATATTATACTGGGCCCATTCAGGGGCTACCCCGGATACACAGGTCACTTTTGATGGGAATACGGTGAATGCAGAATTCTTATATGGAACATCTCTTACCAATCGTACTTTTTTTGGTGGCCGGGCCGATGTAACCGCGATTGTTACAGCAGTGCCTAACCCATCTACTTATCTCTGGACATTTTCAGGTCTGACGATAGATAACACGGATCCCTATTGCAATACTGCAACCACGCTGGGGGGATGGTCTTTAATGATCTTTTATACGGACAATGGCCTTCCTGCTTCTACCATTAACGTGTATGAAGGATTCAGCGGGGAAAGCAATTCCTCCTCCTCTTATACGCTTAGTGGCTTTTTTGCCATTGGTGCTGCGGGATCCAAGACCACAGTGCAATCCTGGGAAGGAGACCAGACACTGAGCAACAACGAAAGTCTTACGGTGACCACTGGGCTGGGAACCTTTAACCTGGTTGGGGACGGCGATAATACGGGAACCCCCACAATCAACCCTTTTAACTCAACGCATTACGACAATACGGCCACTCCTGTGGTAAATAATACCAACTCGCATGGTGTGGACCTGGACACCTATAATATCTCACCTTTTATTTCTCCGGGAGAGACCTCAGTGACCACCAATGTGGGATCAGGGCAGGATTTTGTGATCCTCAATACGGTGACACTTAAAGTTCCCTCCAACCTGACTACAGGGATTGTATTCGAAGACGTGAATTATGGGGGAGGTCCCGGTCGTAACCGGGCCACAGCAGCAGGGGTTCCAATACCAAATGCTACGGTTGAACTCTATGATAGTGGCGGAAGTTTTGTAACAAGTACCACGACCAATGCCGCTGGCCGTTACGTTTTTGCCGGTATGGCTAACGGTTCCTATACGGTCAGGGTAGTAAACAATACGGTGAGATCAACTCGTCCCGGTGGGAGTACATGTACAAGCTGTATCCCCGTCCAAACCTTTAAAACGGATTATATTGCTAGTATAGTGGTTGAAGATACCAATTCCGTGGGAGGTGAAGACCCAGCAGGGCAGGATCCGGGTCCGGGTACCCTCAGTAATGCCCAGACGATATCCACCTTTACTATTCTCAACGAAGGGGTGGCAGGGATGGACTTTGGTTTTAATTTCAATACCATTGTAAATACGAATGAAGACGGGCAGGGATCCCTGGAACAATTCATCATTAATTCAAATAATCTTGGAGAGACCGGACTCGATATTGTAGCCAATGGGATCTTTGATCCCGCTGCGGGTGAAGATACTTCAATCTTTATGATTCCCCCAACAGGAGATGCTCTTGGCAGGGCAGCTGATACGAACTATAGCAGCGGGATTTTTGATATTGAGATCGATGCATTGACATCAATTGCCGGAGATAATACCCATATTGACGGTCGCACCCAAACTGCGTATTCGGGTGACACCAATACAGGTAGCATAGGTGCTGGCGGGACATCGGTAGGTACTTCAGCCACTAATCTGCCAAATTATGATCTTCCCGAGATCCAGGTCAACGGTAAGGATGGAAATACATTTAGAAATGAAGGAAATACAAACGTGATCCGTAATCTTTCCATTTTTGCCAGCGATCTGGCAGGAGTGCAGGTAAATAATGGATCTGCAACAGTTTCTAATAACCTACTTGGAGTAAATGCGCTGGGCACCAATGATGGTAATATTCTGTACGGAGTAGATATTACAGGTGGTTCGGCCATTATAGATGGAAATTATATCAGCACGAATGAAGAAGCAGGCATCTTGATTAGCGGAGGTACAGCTTCAACGATACAGAATAATCACCTAACGGTTAATGGGAATGATACCTGTTTTGACAATATCACTATAACTGGTGGGTCGGGAATTCTCATTCAATATAATCTTATTGAGCTCTCAGCAGCCATGGGTATAGATGGGAACGGGATAGCCGGAGGCGTTACCATTACAGAAAACTCCATAACCACAGCCGGACAGGACGGGGGTAATTGCAGTGGACAAACAGAAAATACCGGTATCCGTCTTGATGGAAGTAATTCTTCAATTACGGGCAACATCATCTACCAGAACGGAGGGCCGGGGATCGTTCTGGCAGGGGGGAACACCTCCGGCAACCTTATCTCCCAAAACTCCATCTACGCCAACGGCACCAATGGAGACGCCCTGGGGATAGACATTGACCAGGCCGATGGTATGGGAGATGGCATTACTTTAAATGATACAGGAGATGCGGATACAGGGCCAAATGGCGCTGCCAATTTCCCCATCATAAGTGCAGCCTTTATGGAAGGTGCCAATGTGGTTATCAAGGGCTGGTCGCGTCCCGGAGCAACCCTGGAGTTCTTCCTAACCGATATTAATGAAGGAACTGCTGCGGCAGGAGACAATGAATTGGGCCTCTCAAAGGATTATGGGGAAGGCCAGGTATATCTGGGAAGTGCCGTGGAAGGCACTGTGGCTGATACCGATGCCGGTACCTCTTCTTATACAGATACTGACGGGAACACGGACAATACCAATCTTTTTGAAGTGCGTATCCCGGCACCACCAGGTGTAAATGTAGGTAACTTAATCACAGCTACGGCAACCCTTGCCAATACTACATCCGAATTTTCGCCTTTCTCCCAGATCGTTATCCGGACGGTGATCACAAACCGAAAGATAACCTACAGGGTGAAGATGAATTAA
- a CDS encoding Ig-like domain-containing protein — MNEWMMNEKEHTYFLKKLARSYRTAGLLLGIIWVMMFQDVQAQSGVGANFGIEADAYSGDVISGVLTDDWFYNGISGAGVVDEATAAAMGYAAQLAANNNIAFDLRQSIPNYASNNGYIWYSTRYGRDYTSLSGNDFTTFTSGKNGDNPMTSWSNGPSSVPSKTDIVDSGVHMRRNGDQVTDDLWVQMMISTLSSSGNHFIDFELFVSELSTSGSSFVNSGPHEGHTAWEFDASGNVVQIGDMVIGFSYSGSGVTGVEVRLWIDRSIFNPGSAPGGTSTFVWGPNIDGGSTYGYAQIVVPAGTLLSNVNLFSTTAPPWGTTDTSGYNTNYSGGYLAEVGVNFTQLGFDPRALFGSGAACDSPFSAVITKSRTSSSFTSSLKDFAGPYDFLGSAAGTEVNTSIVDPGDFDSCNTGETLNLQAEFISASAEYIWYSLTPGVVFPANGLSEISGVGMDNVDIDTPGNYQLGIAPLEGCTPVTEPSDILLINAIPCAIGENYTTPVNMALNVNAPGVLTNDTDLEPGDVLTANTVPLVNVTNGTLILASDGSFTYTPNANFNGSDSFTYQVCDSYGLCDSAIVNLSIRLAGVITNRRITYRVNPN; from the coding sequence ATGAATGAGTGGATGATGAATGAAAAGGAACATACATATTTTCTGAAAAAACTGGCGAGATCCTATCGTACAGCAGGACTACTCCTGGGTATTATTTGGGTGATGATGTTTCAGGATGTTCAGGCCCAGTCAGGGGTAGGAGCCAATTTTGGTATAGAAGCCGATGCCTACTCAGGGGACGTCATTTCGGGGGTTCTTACAGATGATTGGTTTTATAATGGGATATCCGGAGCAGGTGTAGTTGACGAGGCCACGGCAGCGGCCATGGGGTATGCAGCCCAGCTGGCTGCCAACAACAATATAGCGTTCGACCTCAGACAGAGCATTCCCAATTACGCTTCCAACAATGGCTATATCTGGTACAGCACACGTTACGGCAGGGATTATACAAGTTTGTCCGGAAATGACTTTACAACTTTCACGTCTGGGAAAAACGGAGATAATCCTATGACCTCATGGAGTAATGGACCATCATCAGTGCCCTCCAAAACTGATATTGTAGACTCAGGAGTGCACATGCGAAGGAATGGAGATCAGGTTACGGACGACCTATGGGTTCAAATGATGATTTCCACACTTTCCTCCTCAGGTAACCATTTTATTGATTTTGAACTATTTGTGTCGGAATTATCGACTTCAGGGAGTTCATTTGTAAACTCAGGACCTCATGAAGGCCATACGGCTTGGGAGTTTGATGCGAGCGGAAACGTAGTTCAGATAGGCGATATGGTCATTGGGTTTTCCTATAGTGGAAGCGGTGTAACAGGGGTGGAAGTACGTCTGTGGATTGATCGTTCTATTTTTAATCCTGGTTCTGCACCGGGAGGTACCTCCACCTTTGTTTGGGGCCCGAATATCGACGGGGGCAGTACCTATGGCTATGCCCAGATCGTCGTTCCAGCCGGAACCCTCCTCAGTAATGTCAACCTGTTTTCCACCACCGCTCCACCCTGGGGAACCACCGATACTTCGGGATATAACACCAATTACAGTGGAGGTTACCTCGCTGAAGTTGGCGTAAATTTTACACAGCTCGGATTCGACCCTAGGGCGCTTTTCGGTTCTGGTGCTGCCTGTGACTCTCCTTTCAGCGCTGTGATCACAAAATCAAGAACCTCTTCCTCATTCACGTCCTCCTTAAAGGATTTTGCAGGGCCTTACGACTTCCTGGGAAGTGCGGCAGGGACCGAAGTGAACACAAGCATTGTAGATCCGGGGGATTTCGATTCATGCAATACAGGCGAAACACTTAATCTTCAAGCAGAATTTATTTCAGCAAGTGCTGAATATATCTGGTATTCGTTAACACCGGGAGTAGTTTTTCCTGCCAATGGTCTTTCCGAGATATCCGGTGTCGGCATGGACAATGTGGACATTGATACTCCAGGAAACTATCAACTGGGAATAGCACCCCTCGAAGGCTGTACTCCCGTGACTGAGCCCTCTGACATATTATTGATAAATGCAATTCCATGTGCTATTGGGGAAAATTATACCACTCCTGTCAACATGGCGCTCAATGTAAATGCACCAGGTGTTCTTACCAACGACACAGACCTTGAACCAGGCGATGTTCTCACGGCAAACACGGTGCCTCTTGTGAATGTAACTAATGGAACCCTCATACTGGCCTCAGACGGGAGTTTTACGTATACACCCAATGCCAATTTCAATGGATCAGATAGTTTCACCTATCAGGTCTGTGATTCTTACGGCTTATGTGATTCTGCAATAGTCAATCTGAGCATCAGATTGGCTGGAGTTATCACCAATAGGAGAATAACCTACAGGGTCAACCCGAATTAG
- a CDS encoding gliding motility-associated C-terminal domain-containing protein, with amino-acid sequence MKTARIYKLSVLSIVFTLLGILASNAQFLLQAPNSGDETNFRWYEASDTATVLSTDFFYETSTPGIYFATYDGTLCGSNATDYFILTDCDSPDNQVTLDISANVSGSATVTWTPAVAGDQLRPVVTSTITVTRYTATLTKAGNSMDLPSFTVVCLQQAATLVDDFITLIEDTSTLIPIYDNDSGLPSTGTLTTTDPTNGTLVIDDNGTPNDPSDDIVQYTPFIDYNGPDSFTYTVCNSFGDCSTATVTIDVTPFIDTEDDAVATILDTPVDIDIWTMNDNDLPLNGTITSTNPTNGTLTRDDNGTPNDPTDDTFTYVPNPGFLGADDFIYTICDMSGNCDSATIYVYINEPDVDLDSDDDGIVDAFEDLNLDGDNDPFTNPTDTDGDGIPDYLDIDSDDDGIPDNVEAQSTDGYIPPTGQDDNDNGLDDAYENGGSLGLIPIDTDGDGLPDYVDDDSDDDGVPDSIEGHDHDHDGIPDVTYLGSDKDNDGLDDGYEGGSTIDTDVNDEIDNPYQDLPNNDGDEESDYRDTDDDNDSIPTVDEDYNGDSNYANDDENNNGTPDYLEPNAIEADIEVFNVVTPNGDGIHDVLSIRGLEDYPNNTLKIYNRWGVQVYLTKAYNTQGNVFDGTSEGRVTIDKENKLPVGTYFYILDYEDNTGATKSMTGYIYLNR; translated from the coding sequence TTGAAAACAGCTCGCATATATAAGCTTAGTGTCCTCAGCATTGTTTTTACACTGCTGGGGATTCTCGCATCTAACGCGCAGTTTTTATTACAGGCGCCAAATAGCGGGGACGAAACTAATTTTCGGTGGTATGAGGCTTCAGATACGGCTACCGTATTGTCCACGGATTTTTTCTACGAAACTTCAACCCCGGGTATTTATTTTGCTACTTACGATGGAACCCTGTGCGGTTCCAATGCCACAGACTACTTTATTTTAACGGATTGCGATAGCCCCGATAATCAGGTTACCCTCGATATTTCTGCAAATGTGAGCGGTAGTGCCACAGTTACATGGACCCCTGCGGTAGCTGGAGATCAGCTCAGGCCGGTGGTCACTTCAACAATCACCGTTACCAGATATACGGCAACCCTTACCAAAGCTGGGAATTCGATGGATCTGCCGTCCTTTACGGTAGTATGTCTGCAACAGGCTGCTACTTTGGTAGATGACTTTATTACGCTGATTGAAGATACGTCAACCCTGATTCCTATCTACGACAACGACAGCGGCTTACCCTCCACAGGAACGCTTACAACTACTGATCCTACTAATGGAACCCTGGTGATCGATGACAACGGTACTCCCAATGATCCCTCAGATGACATTGTTCAATACACCCCATTTATTGACTATAACGGGCCTGATTCTTTTACATATACTGTTTGTAATTCCTTTGGGGACTGTAGCACAGCAACTGTGACTATTGATGTCACACCATTTATTGATACTGAAGATGACGCCGTTGCAACCATTCTGGATACACCTGTTGACATAGACATCTGGACCATGAATGACAACGATCTTCCCCTTAACGGAACGATCACCTCAACGAACCCAACTAACGGTACGCTCACAAGGGACGACAATGGAACACCTAATGATCCTACTGATGATACCTTTACCTATGTTCCGAATCCCGGTTTCCTGGGTGCTGATGATTTTATCTACACCATTTGTGATATGAGTGGGAATTGTGACTCGGCTACTATTTACGTTTATATCAACGAACCCGACGTGGATCTTGATTCTGATGACGACGGTATTGTAGATGCTTTTGAAGATCTGAATCTCGACGGAGACAATGATCCATTTACCAATCCTACAGATACCGATGGTGATGGTATACCAGACTACCTCGACATCGACAGTGATGATGATGGTATTCCGGATAATGTGGAAGCACAGTCTACCGATGGATATATTCCACCTACAGGGCAGGATGACAATGACAACGGCCTTGATGATGCCTACGAAAATGGGGGCAGTCTAGGGCTGATTCCAATCGATACGGATGGCGACGGCCTGCCTGATTATGTGGACGATGATAGTGACGATGATGGTGTCCCCGACAGTATTGAAGGACATGACCACGATCATGACGGTATTCCCGATGTGACCTATCTCGGTTCTGATAAGGATAATGACGGTCTGGATGATGGATATGAAGGTGGTTCCACAATTGATACTGATGTCAACGACGAAATTGATAATCCATACCAGGATCTGCCCAACAATGACGGAGACGAGGAATCAGATTATAGGGATACCGATGATGATAACGACAGCATCCCAACGGTAGATGAAGATTATAACGGAGATAGTAATTATGCCAACGATGATGAGAATAACAATGGCACTCCGGATTATCTGGAACCAAATGCCATTGAAGCTGATATTGAAGTATTCAATGTAGTTACGCCGAACGGAGACGGCATACATGATGTACTCTCAATCAGGGGTCTGGAAGATTATCCTAACAACACCCTGAAAATTTACAACAGGTGGGGAGTTCAGGTCTATTTAACCAAGGCATATAACACCCAGGGTAACGTCTTTGACGGAACCTCTGAAGGCCGGGTGACTATCGACAAGGAGAATAAACTCCCTGTGGGAACCTATTTCTATATCCTCGATTATGAGGACAATACCGGGGCAACGAAATCAATGACCGGCTATATTTACCTTAACCGATAA
- a CDS encoding PorP/SprF family type IX secretion system membrane protein, producing the protein MTPTLNYTQISKVLQKGIFICLFCSLLQLSAQQDAQYTQYMYNTVSVNPGYAGSRGQLSVAALYRAQWVGLEGAPKTQTFNFHTPVGYRGVGLGLSIVNDQIGPTSETYFDMDFSYTIQLAAEKRLSFGLKGSVHMLDIRFSELNQDYTNPGGPDPTLQQDIQNKLSPNLGAGVYYHTDKYYLGLSVPRFLQTSHFDESSLSTAAEQMNLYLITGYVFQMNPLWKFKPTILAKVVQGAPLQLDGSVNFMYNDKFIMGAAYRWDAAVSAMAGFQVSPEFLIGLAYDREITELGTARFNDGSFEVILRYDFIKVKDNLKSPRFF; encoded by the coding sequence ATGACACCTACACTTAATTACACCCAAATATCGAAGGTTTTACAAAAAGGTATTTTTATTTGCCTCTTCTGTTCTCTTTTGCAGCTTAGCGCCCAGCAGGATGCACAGTACACTCAATATATGTACAATACCGTAAGTGTTAATCCGGGATACGCAGGTTCCCGTGGTCAATTGAGCGTAGCAGCCCTTTACAGGGCACAATGGGTAGGACTGGAAGGTGCACCCAAGACGCAAACTTTTAATTTCCATACACCCGTGGGCTACAGGGGAGTAGGTCTGGGACTGTCTATTGTCAACGATCAAATTGGTCCGACTTCTGAGACTTATTTTGATATGGACTTTTCATATACCATTCAGCTTGCTGCAGAAAAAAGACTGAGTTTTGGATTAAAAGGTAGCGTGCATATGCTGGATATACGCTTTTCAGAATTAAATCAGGACTATACCAACCCCGGCGGACCAGATCCTACCCTGCAACAGGATATTCAGAATAAACTATCGCCTAACTTAGGTGCCGGTGTCTATTACCATACGGATAAATATTATCTCGGATTATCCGTTCCGCGCTTTCTGCAGACCTCTCATTTTGACGAATCTTCCCTTTCAACTGCAGCAGAACAAATGAATTTATATCTGATTACAGGCTATGTTTTCCAGATGAATCCATTGTGGAAGTTTAAACCCACCATCCTGGCCAAGGTAGTTCAGGGAGCTCCACTACAGCTTGATGGCTCTGTAAATTTCATGTACAACGATAAATTTATCATGGGAGCTGCTTACCGTTGGGATGCGGCTGTTAGTGCTATGGCCGGATTTCAAGTATCACCTGAATTCCTCATCGGTCTTGCCTATGACAGGGAAATTACCGAATTGGGAACCGCCCGCTTCAACGACGGGTCATTTGAGGTGATTTTGAGGTACGACTTTATCAAAGTGAAGGATAACCTGAAATCTCCCAGGTTCTTCTAA
- the idi gene encoding isopentenyl-diphosphate Delta-isomerase, whose product MEEERVILVNHKDEEIGTMPKMEAHEKAVLHRAFSVFVMNSKGETMLQQRAAKKYHSPLLWTNTCCSHQRLGENNPGAGKRRLQEEMGFQTELKELFSFIYKAPFDNGLTEHELDHVMIGFYEGEPRINPEEVEAWKWMKPDDIRLDIQKSPESYTAWFKIIFEKFYDHLIKNTPKE is encoded by the coding sequence GTGGAAGAAGAAAGAGTTATTCTGGTAAATCATAAAGATGAAGAGATTGGGACCATGCCAAAGATGGAAGCCCATGAAAAAGCCGTCCTGCACAGGGCGTTTTCTGTTTTTGTGATGAACTCCAAAGGCGAGACCATGCTGCAGCAAAGAGCTGCAAAAAAATATCATTCCCCTTTACTCTGGACCAACACCTGCTGTAGTCACCAACGTTTAGGGGAAAATAATCCGGGCGCTGGTAAAAGACGTCTTCAGGAAGAAATGGGGTTTCAGACGGAACTCAAGGAATTGTTCAGCTTTATCTATAAAGCCCCTTTCGATAACGGCCTTACCGAACACGAATTGGACCATGTAATGATAGGTTTCTACGAAGGAGAACCCAGAATTAATCCTGAGGAGGTGGAAGCGTGGAAATGGATGAAGCCCGATGATATAAGGCTCGACATTCAGAAATCCCCTGAATCCTACACCGCATGGTTTAAAATTATATTTGAGAAGTTTTACGACCATCTCATTAAAAATACACCCAAGGAATGA
- a CDS encoding 6-pyruvoyl trahydropterin synthase family protein, whose amino-acid sequence MKVKVSRRAHFNAAHRLYRADWSDTKNNDVFGKCNNPNFHGHNYELIVSVTGEIDPVTGFVIDVKILKDLIKAEVEEAFDHKNLNLEVPEFKELNPTAENIAVVIWNKLRPHIKASDALEVELYETPRNFVTYTGE is encoded by the coding sequence ATGAAAGTAAAAGTAAGCCGCAGAGCTCATTTTAATGCTGCACACAGATTATACAGAGCCGATTGGAGCGATACAAAAAACAACGATGTATTCGGGAAATGTAACAACCCTAATTTTCATGGCCATAACTATGAACTGATCGTAAGTGTTACAGGGGAGATCGACCCTGTAACCGGGTTTGTCATCGACGTAAAAATCCTCAAGGACCTGATCAAAGCTGAGGTGGAAGAAGCTTTTGACCATAAAAATCTCAATCTTGAAGTCCCGGAATTTAAAGAGCTCAATCCTACAGCAGAGAATATCGCTGTGGTCATCTGGAATAAACTCAGACCACATATCAAGGCCTCGGATGCCTTAGAAGTTGAATTATACGAGACCCCGAGGAACTTTGTAACATACACCGGTGAATAA
- a CDS encoding peroxiredoxin yields MSLEVGDKIPEFSLIDQQGNSFDSKDYVGKKPLVIFFYPKDGTPGCTKEACSFRDSYEEFTDRGAEVIGISADSESSHRKFASRYKLPFILLADTKNKVRRLFKVEKALFNLLPGRETYVVDKEGRVIMAFNNMGASGHITRALKALKSIS; encoded by the coding sequence ATGAGCCTTGAAGTTGGTGATAAAATTCCGGAGTTTTCCCTGATAGATCAACAGGGTAATTCCTTTGACAGTAAAGACTATGTGGGCAAAAAGCCTCTGGTGATCTTTTTTTATCCCAAAGACGGAACCCCCGGATGCACTAAAGAAGCTTGCTCGTTCAGGGACAGTTATGAGGAATTCACCGACAGAGGAGCGGAAGTGATCGGTATTAGCGCTGATTCTGAATCTTCACATCGTAAATTCGCTTCGAGGTATAAATTGCCGTTTATACTTCTTGCAGATACTAAAAATAAGGTTCGCCGACTATTTAAAGTGGAAAAGGCCTTGTTTAATCTGCTACCGGGAAGGGAGACCTACGTTGTGGACAAAGAAGGGCGTGTGATTATGGCCTTTAACAATATGGGTGCTTCCGGGCACATTACCCGGGCTTTAAAGGCATTAAAGTCGATCTCATGA